gtattgccacccttacttctgagctgccttcagagctgggtggctggagagcggcggctccCAGCAGTCTCCTttatttgggaacttgaaatatggtaaccctagcaaagGATCTAAAGGTTACCACAATATTTTTTGTGATCTCGTGACACCCTGataatagccttgtgacccccttttgggtcgggacccccagttAGAGAAACACTGCACTAATAAGTTAAATGTTATTGACCTGGGGCCTCTGGCCCTTTAGTACAACCTGCAGTGATGATCCAGCAGGGCTGGGACAAGCTTTGCTTTTATTCTTGGTTGTGTGACAAGAAAATATGGTGGTTTCCATATTTGGGCTTGTAGTTCAAATTGAAATTGCACTGTGTCCCTCTGGAGGAAGAGCTGCTGATCTGAGGTGCTGGGTGCTGACTTAAATCTGGGTGGACCAAATGTTCCAGGTATTTTACCATGTTAAACCGGGCATCCAATTTCAGTTTCCTCAAATTGCAGCAGAATGGGATGACTCTCAGGTAGCAGCTGCTTGGTAAATGCCTCCTCTGGCCCCTTGCATGTGATTGTGCTACAGACTGCACTTTGGAAGCAGGCTCTTTGGCCGTTATGCATGTGGTTTCTCTGCAGTGTGGCACTACCAGCCTGTCTGCAGCATTAAACAACTTCCATTTGTCAAGTGACAGGCCATAAGCAGCTTTGGGAGGTGGGACACAGTGCAGTAATTCCTGCTGGTTGGCCACTGGTTTTATCCATCCATGAGCATTGCTCTCTTCCCTTTGGAAATGGAGGGAACGGTCTTAAATCTCAGCCTATCTTAATCATTATGCAGTGCCCAAAAGTACaagatgctttttattttttctgtaaaacAAAGTCCGTGCCAGGGAAGGCAGTGAGGTTCACGGGATAGGGGTTTGAGCAgaaatcaggagacctggattctagtccCTGCTTTGTGACCATGGGCTTTCCCCCTCTGTGGAACAGGGACAGGGACACTTAGCTTCAGAAAGCTTTGAGAGCCACGCCTGAGATGCTCTAAATCTTATTGGCACTGAATAGTGTCACTCTTATTTTAGAGACAGTggtgggagatggggtggggggctaaGGGTTGCAGTAAGATCACTTGGTTCCTCTGTTCTAGTATGAACAAAAGACGAAAGCTAGGCAGAGCCACAGGCCGTGCGTCTGGAACTGTTAAACCAAAGAGCTAATCCTTAGGCTGCGTGTCACATCATCTGAGCAACACAAGTGGTTCAGTCTTTACAGCTGCCATGAGAAGGGAGATGAGGCCCCAGTCCTGGAGTGAGAGCGAGTCTGTTCAAGCCAGTAATTGATACTaacacctcttcctccccccactggGTTCTGGTTCCCAAGCCACTGGGAGAGTGGCCATATGGCCCTGTGTGGGGAACGATCCTGCAGTAGCTGGGTGAATGAAGTAggtcttttcagtctctcattATTTTGCTCCTTTTTTCTTGTCTTCCCCAGCAGGAGGCAGCGCCTGCAGGTTCTGGACATGACGGGGCTTCAGGATGATGGAATAGACCAGGGCCCAGAAAGCATGAGCCTCTGGTCCAGGACCGTGACCCTGGCGAAAGCGTGCATTGACGTTTCCAAACACCAGAGCAAGTGCACCAAGCGCACCTCGAAGCGGAGGAAGGGCCCCTACAGCAGCTCGGTGGCTCTGCCGCCGCCACAGCCTGTTTCTGTGGAAGTCCACGTGGATCTCTTTGTGAACAGCACCTCTTATGGAGTCCTTAAAGATGCCTTGCAGAACAACGCCAACAGCATGCTGCGGCTGAAGTGCCGGGACTTCCGGGCTGAGGAGCTGCCCATTGCAAGTACCGTGGGGCTCCTGGAGTTCCTGGATCCCACGGGTGTTCGGCAGGTGGATCTGAGATTCAATAACCTGGGGCTGTCTGGCCTGAGGGTGATTCTCCCGCACATGGCAAAATTCACCAACCTGGTCAGCCTGAAGCTGCCCTACAGCAACATTGATGTGAGACGGCTCTCAGCGGGGATGGAAGGAAGCCTCCACTACTTCGCCACTCAGCTCAGTAGATTGTCCTGTCTCAAGGAGCTGAATTTGGGCTCCTCCAGGCTTTCCGGAAAGCTAAGGCAACTGCTGGGGTAAGCTGTTTGTAGGGCCGAGGGGGCCCAGCTGAGGGCTGCACTGGCAAATTGACAGGAGTGTGAGTGACTCTGTGTAATAGACCAGGTTGCAGCTCTTCTTTTGTGACCCATGGAGACTACAGGTCCCATCATGCAATGCTTCATCTTGATCAGAGAAGTTTCTTTGCATGTTGAGACCTGTATTCTGCAGCCTCCTTTAACGTGAAAGTTTGGCCAGTGCACTGCAGGTCCCATCGTGCAATTCTCCAAGCATCCAGACTTTATAACTAGCATTAGGGATGTTCGTCACCGTACGAATCTGCAGCTTTAATGTGGGTCTTGATTTGGCCCTGAGCTACTTGGTGGTGTGGCCTTTTCCAACCATTTTGATTTCTGTCCTCTGCGAGCTACAGTAGTTATCTAAAATGGAACTTACGCTTACAATCTTTCTTCCCACCAGTGATTTGCAGGGTCCCTTGGAAAGCCTGGAGCTGGCCTTCTGCTACCTGCTCCCCAATGACCTCGCCTACCTTTCGCAAAGCCttcacacccccaccctgaaGAAGCTGGACCTCAGCGGCAACAACTTGTCTGACTCGCTTCTCCAGCCCTTCCAGCATCTCCTAGAAGAGGCCTCCTCATCCCTTCTCCACCTGGACATCATGGAGTGCCGCCTGATGGATATCCATCTGGAATCGCTTCTCCCCGCCCTGTGCCGCTGCTCTCAACTTCGCTACCTGGGGGTGTTTGGCAACCCCCTCTCTACGCGGGGGCTGAAGAACTTGCTGCAGAGGACCATGGGCCTATTGTACTTGCAGCTTGTCATTTACCCCTACCCTGTGGACTGCTACAGTGAGAACCTGCCATGGCCCCCCACCTCCTCTAACCTCTTGAATGGTTCTGTGGATGAAGAGAAGTTTTCCAGGGTGAGCGCTGAGCTGCAACAGATGCTGCTGACTGCATGCAGGACCGACTCCGTCTGGACCACGAACTTATGCAGGCACAATACCTTAGATTATTTTAATTTGTAGCTCACCAGGAATGCAAAACGAAGGAGAAAACAAACTGATAGGGCTGATCATTTTTAATGCCCCTTCAAAGTTGAGCGGTTCAGTGGACGCAGCAACAACACGtttatacacttttttttaacagCATCTGTTTAGTGCATGAATTCAAATGGAAGttctcttctccccttctgcACCTCCGTTCAGTAAAGCTGCCAGGCTCTATGCCTCTTTATCCCTGGCTTATCCCAGATAGTGCCGTTGCTATCCTGTCTTACTGTGCCTATGACCCGCTTACCCTATGTAGGTTGTTACATGCCCCTTACATGACTTTAGTGTAGCCCTGCAGAATTCTTAGCAAAGTGTACTAGCCACAGGACAGATGCAGCAGCCCAACAATTAGAAGGCCTCTTCTAAAAACACCGatccattcctagcttctgagcaGTCTGCTCTTCTTTCTCTGCATGGATTACCTCATCTGAAAATCCCTCTCTTCTAATGTATCCCATCATTCTCTCTCACGTGTGCGTAGGGCTTAGAACTGTTACCAGTCATGTAGTAGCCAGAGCACTAAACCCACTAGCCAGACAGATGTGAAAGGTGGGGAGACCTATATTTAGGGACAGCTCTCCTATACTCCTGCTCTGCTTTATGGCTGCTGCAAGTGGGGTGTCTTGTGCTACTCTGTCCTTCCCCCAGCCTTCACTTTGGAGTCCTCCTGTGAACTGAATATTTCCTCCATCTCTGCTGTTGCATGGAGCTTTCCTAagatgtaacaaaataaaattggCTCAGTTCTTATCCATTTCACAGCTGCTTGCAGAGTATAGTAGTGGTGAGACTGACAACACCCCTGTCGGTTTTCATGCTTCTGCGGGCGCGTGGAAGATCTGAGTAACAGCAGAGGCATTGGAGTGGTATGCAGACTGACTGTTTACACTCCCCTTGTACGCAGAAAGCTTCTTCACAA
Above is a genomic segment from Emys orbicularis isolate rEmyOrb1 chromosome 2, rEmyOrb1.hap1, whole genome shotgun sequence containing:
- the LRRC14 gene encoding leucine-rich repeat-containing protein 14 isoform X1 gives rise to the protein MHSLVFLCAQKVVSHHSTVRGALEFIPKELYPVLFKAAFMDKRTLVLQDLVQTWPFPVLSFQKLLRKCQHCDRALLQEKPNKLCVQTVILGVVTYLNEALEDRLHSQSRRQRLQVLDMTGLQDDGIDQGPESMSLWSRTVTLAKACIDVSKHQSKCTKRTSKRRKGPYSSSVALPPPQPVSVEVHVDLFVNSTSYGVLKDALQNNANSMLRLKCRDFRAEELPIASTVGLLEFLDPTGVRQVDLRFNNLGLSGLRVILPHMAKFTNLVSLKLPYSNIDVRRLSAGMEGSLHYFATQLSRLSCLKELNLGSSRLSGKLRQLLGDLQGPLESLELAFCYLLPNDLAYLSQSLHTPTLKKLDLSGNNLSDSLLQPFQHLLEEASSSLLHLDIMECRLMDIHLESLLPALCRCSQLRYLGVFGNPLSTRGLKNLLQRTMGLLYLQLVIYPYPVDCYSENLPWPPTSSNLLNGSVDEEKFSRVSAELQQMLLTACRTDSVWTTNLCRHNTLDYFNL
- the LRRC14 gene encoding leucine-rich repeat-containing protein 14 isoform X2, producing the protein MHSLVFLCAQKVVSHHSTVRGALEFIPKELYPVLFKAAFMDKRTLVLQDLVQTWPFPVLSFQKLLRKCQHCDRALLQEKPNKLCVQTVILGVVTYLNEALEDRLHSQRRQRLQVLDMTGLQDDGIDQGPESMSLWSRTVTLAKACIDVSKHQSKCTKRTSKRRKGPYSSSVALPPPQPVSVEVHVDLFVNSTSYGVLKDALQNNANSMLRLKCRDFRAEELPIASTVGLLEFLDPTGVRQVDLRFNNLGLSGLRVILPHMAKFTNLVSLKLPYSNIDVRRLSAGMEGSLHYFATQLSRLSCLKELNLGSSRLSGKLRQLLGDLQGPLESLELAFCYLLPNDLAYLSQSLHTPTLKKLDLSGNNLSDSLLQPFQHLLEEASSSLLHLDIMECRLMDIHLESLLPALCRCSQLRYLGVFGNPLSTRGLKNLLQRTMGLLYLQLVIYPYPVDCYSENLPWPPTSSNLLNGSVDEEKFSRVSAELQQMLLTACRTDSVWTTNLCRHNTLDYFNL